The Thermoleophilia bacterium genome includes the window TCTCTTGCGTGACGCACTCATGCCCAACCTGGTGCAGACGCTGGAAAATACTCCGGCGATTATTCATGGTGGTCCCTTCGCCAACATCGCTCACGGATGCAATTCGGTGCAGGCTACCAAGATCGGTCTCAAGCTAGGTGACTACTGCGTCACCGAGGCCGGCTTTGGGGCTGATCTCGGGGCCGAGAAGTTCTTCGACATTAAGTGCCGCTACGCTGGTTTATCGCCAGACTGCGTAGTCTTGGTGGCAACCATTCGGGCTCTTAAGATGCACGGTGGTGTTCCGTTGGCGGATCTTAAGACCGAGAATCTTGAGGCGCTCAGCCTCGGCATCGAGAACCTTGAAAAGCACCTCGAGAACATTCAGGGCTTTGGTATGCCGGTGGTTGTGGCCATTAACCGCTTCCCCGATGACACCGAAGCGGAGCTTGAGCTTTTGCGGCAGAGAGTGGCTGCCATGGGAGCCAATGTAGTGCTATCTGAAGTCTGGGCCCACGGCGGAGATGGCGGGCTTGAGCTGGCGGAGGAAGTCATTCGGTTGTGCGAGTCAGGAGAAAAACCACAGCTAAAGTTTACGTATGACCTTGAGGACAGTCTCACCGATAAGATCGAGGCTATCGCCACAAAGATATATGGGGCCGACGGCGTCGAGTACACTGATCAGGCTCGGCAAGCTATTGAGCGCTTTACGTCACTTGGGTATGGCCGCCTACCAGTGTGCATGGCCAAGACACAGTCTTCCTTGTCTGACGACAAGACCAAGCTAGGGCGGCCGCGTGGATGGCGACTCACGGTGCGTGAGGTCCGTTTGTCTGCGGGTGCTGGCATGGTAGTGCCCATCTGTGGCTCCATCATGACTATGCCTGGCTTACCCAAGCATCCCGCTGCCGAGAAGATCGACCTTGTAAACGGCGAGATCGTGGGGCTGTTCTAATGGGCGTCTACGCGTTCTTACAGGGCACTATTCAGTCTTATCTGGATCGCCTGGCCAGCGAGGAGCCTGCTCCCGGTGGAGGAAGCGCCGCTGCTTTGGCAGGGGCTCTGGCTGCAGCCTTGGTCACTATGGTGACAAACCTTACGCTGGGCAGGGAGAAGTTTGCTTCTGTAGAAGCCGAGATGTCGGAGCTTAAGGTGCGCGCCGAAGAACTCCGCGCTGAGCTCACACGGCTGGTGGAGCAAGACGCGGAGGCCTACAGCGAGGTTGCGGCTGCCTTCAAGTTGCCGCGCAACACTGAGGAAGAAAAGAAGAAGCGCCACGAGACTCTGCAGGCTGCACTAGTTAATGCGGCCGCTGTTCCGCTGCGCGTGGCGGAGGCTGCCTTGGAGGTGGCTCGTCTCTGCGCGCCGGCGGCCGACAAGGGCAATCCCAACGCGGTATCCGACGCCGGAGTAGCGGTGGTTCTGGCTGAGGCTGCGGCTCAAGCGGCTGCACTTAACGTCAAGATTAACCTGGCCTGGCTGGAGGACAAGGAATTTGTCGATAAGACTTGGAGCCGGGTCCAAGAGATTTTGGAGGACGCAGCCACTCTTCGGACTCAGGTTCTCTCGGCCACTTACGACAGAATCGGCTGATAGCAAGATAGGGGTGGTATTGGTGACAGCAAAGATTATTGATGGAAAGAGCGTGGCGGCCGAAATCCGTGCAGAGCTCCTCAAAGAATTGGAGGAGTTGAAAGCTCTCGGGATCCGGCCCGGGATTGCGACTTTGATGGTGGGCGATGACTTCGGTGCAGGTATGTACCGAGCCAGTGTTGAGAAGTTCTGCACCGAGTTGGGCCTTGGCTACCGCAGCGAGATCTTGCCATCTGACGCTTCCGAGGCAACTGTGGTAGAAACCGTGCGGCAGCTAAACGCAGATCCTGAGGTGTCTGGTATCTTGCCGCTCAGGCCGTTCCCTCCGCAAGTTTCTGACTCGGCGGTCATCGCTTCTATAGACCCGCGCAAGGATGTTGATTGCTTTCACCCTTATAACATGGGTCGACTGACTCTGGGGGAACAAACCTTTCCTCCTGCTACGCCGGCTGCCTGTGTCGAGCTGCTTGAGCGGTACCTGACTGCAGAGGGCAAAGACATCAAGGAAACTCTGGAAGGAGCCGAGGTCTGCGTCGTGGGACACTCAAACACGGTGGGGAAGCCGCTTGCCCTGATGCTTCTCAACCGTAACGCCACCATCACCGTCACCCATGTCTACACGTCCAACCGAGGCAATCTGGCCAAGCATACCCAGGTTGCCGACTACCTGATAGTCGCAGCTGGGGTGCCTCATCTTATTGGACCCGATATGGTCAAAGAAGGTGTGGTTGTGCTCGATGTGGGCATTAACCGGGTGTTTGTATGTCCCAAGTGCGGGACTCTTAACCGGAGCAAGAGGAATCCGTGCCGGGCATGCGGGGCAGACCTGGCCGAAGCAGAGAGCAAGACGGTGGGCGATGTGGATTTCGAGGCCGTCTCCACTAAGGCTGCAGCCATTACGCCTGTTCCCGGAGGAGTGGGCGCGGTGACCAACATGATGCTGGCTCGCAACACGTTGCGGGCTGCTCGGATGCTCAGCGAAAAACAATAAGGGCTCCCAAGCGGGGAGGTGGCTTTTCCGTGATTATCAGCAAGAAAAAGCCTTTTGAGGAAGTCATCAAGTCTCTCGAGGGCAAAGAGAGGATCTTCGTCGTCGGCTGCGGGGAGTGCGCGACAGTCACCCAGACAGGCGGCGAGAACGAAGTCGCTCAAATGAAGGCGCTCCTGGAAGAGGCCGGCAAGACGGTGGTAGGGACAATGATCCCCGAGGCGACCTGCCACGAGCTCGATGTAAAGAGGCTCCTCCGCAAGAACAAGGATGCGGCAGATCAGGCCGACGCCTTTCTCGTTCTGTCTTGCGGAGCTGGGTGCCAGTCAGTGCGGGCGGGGACCGATAAGACCGTGGTCCCGGGAGTGGATACGCTGTTTCTGGGCAACATCCAGCGAGCTATGGATTTCCTCGAGAAGTGCTCTTTGTGTGGACAGTGTGTTCTTGCGGAATACGGGGCAATTTGCCCGGTCACCCGATGCGCCAAGGGCCTACTCAACGGTCCTTGCGGGGGGACAAACCACGGCAAGTGTGAGGTGGATCCCGAAAAGGATTGCGCATGGGTGCTGATACATGACCAGCTTAAGAAAGAAGGACGCGAGAAAGAGCGCAGGGAGATTCATGGCCCCAAGAATTGGAACGTAGTCAATCGGCCCGGGAAGCTGGCAGAGGTCAGGGAAAAGGTCTCCGGAGCGGCTTCAGGGGGTGAGGAATAATGGGCAAGTATCGTGACGCCTGCAATAGCGGCAAGTTTGTGGTCTCGGCGGAGATAGGGCCGCCGAAAGGCACGAACGTGGGCCCGATGCTTCATCACATCGATCTGCTCAAAGACAAAGTTGACGGCCTCAACGTGACCGACAACCAGAGTGCGGTCATGCGCATGGGCTCACTTGCGGTGTCCGGGGAGATCGTAAGACGGGGCGGTGACCCAATCTTCCAAGCCACCTGCCGCGATCGAAACCGTCTTGCCCTACAATCCGATCTTCTGTCGGCGGCGTTTCTCGGGATCACCAACGTTCTGTGTCTGACCGGTGATCACCCGGTGGTGGGGGATCATAAGGAGGCCAAGGGAGTCTTTGATTTCGACTCGGTTCACCTTATTCAGTGCTGCCGTCGCCTTAATGAAGGCTTTGACTGGGCAGGCAATGAGCTGGATGGCAAGACAGATTTCTTTATCGGTGCAGTAGTTACTCCCGAGGCTGATCCCTTGGAACCCCAGCTCTACAAGTTTGCTCAGAAAGTTGAGGCTGGGGCCGACTTCTTCCAGACCCAAGCAGTCTATGACATGGATAACTTCCAGAGGTTCATGGAGAAGGCCAGGGAAATCACCCAAGGCACCAACGTCAAGATCATGGCTGGACTTGTGGTGCTCACTAGTTTGGGAATGGCCAAGTATATGAACCGCGCGGTTCCGGGCATCTTCGTTCCGGACTCATTGCTTGAGGAGATGGCGAGCGTACCCAAGGAGGAAGCCCTGCGCAAAGGTATGGAGATAGCCGCAAGGCACATCCGTTTCCTACGTGAGAATCAGGTCTGCGACGGTGTGCACATCATGGCCATCGGCAAGGAAGAGATCGTTCCAGAGATTCTGCGCATGGCCGGTTTGGCGGAGGAGGAGACCTCATGAGCGAGGTTGGCCAAGTTCGCATAGCCGTACTCGGGGCCGGTCCGGGAGGCTACGTAGCGGCGCTCCGCGCGGCCAAGCGGGGAGCTCAGGTCACGCTGATAGAGAAAGACTTGGTTGGGGGTGTTTGCCTGAACCGGGGCTGCATTCCGACCAAGACTCTCCTTGCCAGTGTGGAAGCTTATGTGCATGCGAAATCGGGTGATGAGTACGGCTTCTCAGTTACTGGAGAAGTGCGCCCTGACTTTGTCCGCATGATGCAAAGAAAGCAGGAAGTGGTCTCGCGGCTGCGGGAGGGCATCGAAACCCTGCTTAAGAAGGCAAAGGTGAAGTTGGTTCGCGGGTACGGGCGCTTGCTGCCCCTTGATGCTGGTCAGGGCTCGTCAGGAGGGTCCGCCACGTTTCGCATTGCTGTTGACACTGCGGAGGGGTCAGAGGTTATAGAGGCTGACAAGGTTATTTTGGCCACGGGTTCTGAGCCGGTTTATCTGCCTATATTTGATTTCTCTCACCCCTCGATATTAACCTCAACTGAAGCCTTAGAACTTACCCAGATTCCACAGTCGCTGGTTATCGTGGGAGCCGGAGTCATTGGCTGTGAGTTTGCCTCGCTGTTTGCTGACTTGGGTACTCAAGTCACGATGGTCGAGATGATGTCTCAGATGCTGCCCACCGAGGACAAGCGGGTGGCCAAGCAGTTGCAGACAGTCTTTCGTAAGCGCGGCATCTCGGTCCTACTCGAAACTAAGGTGGAACGAGTGGTTGAGTATGCTTCTGACCATGTGGTGCTCGAGCTGTCGGATGGTTCTCAACTTGCGGCTGAGAAAGTGCTCGTTTCGGTGGGCCGCAAACCAAACAGCCGGGGTATCGGACTTGAGGAGCTTGGCGTTGAGGTTGATCCGCGCGGATTTGTAGTGGTTAACGATTATCTGGAAACTTCCGTACCCGGGATTTATGCCATCGGGGATCTCAACGGCGGGCTAATGCTGGCTCACGTGGCCTCACATGAGGGTATGGTGGCCGCCGATAATT containing:
- a CDS encoding formate--tetrahydrofolate ligase; amino-acid sequence: MKTDIEIAHEATLVPITEIAADLGLSADDIDQYGKYKAKIHLDVLERLSDRPDGKLVLCTAITPTPAGEGKTTTNIGLSMALNKLGRKAVCTLREPSLGPCFGIKGGAAGGGYAQVVPMEDINLHFTGDIHAIGAAHNLCAAVLDNHLFQGNELDINPNDIPWPRVVDLNDRALRDITIGQGGQGVERKTRFDITVASEVMAILCLANDYDDLKARLERTVVAWTHSGQPVTAKDLKVSGSMAVLLRDALMPNLVQTLENTPAIIHGGPFANIAHGCNSVQATKIGLKLGDYCVTEAGFGADLGAEKFFDIKCRYAGLSPDCVVLVATIRALKMHGGVPLADLKTENLEALSLGIENLEKHLENIQGFGMPVVVAINRFPDDTEAELELLRQRVAAMGANVVLSEVWAHGGDGGLELAEEVIRLCESGEKPQLKFTYDLEDSLTDKIEAIATKIYGADGVEYTDQARQAIERFTSLGYGRLPVCMAKTQSSLSDDKTKLGRPRGWRLTVREVRLSAGAGMVVPICGSIMTMPGLPKHPAAEKIDLVNGEIVGLF
- a CDS encoding cyclodeaminase/cyclohydrolase family protein produces the protein MGVYAFLQGTIQSYLDRLASEEPAPGGGSAAALAGALAAALVTMVTNLTLGREKFASVEAEMSELKVRAEELRAELTRLVEQDAEAYSEVAAAFKLPRNTEEEKKKRHETLQAALVNAAAVPLRVAEAALEVARLCAPAADKGNPNAVSDAGVAVVLAEAAAQAAALNVKINLAWLEDKEFVDKTWSRVQEILEDAATLRTQVLSATYDRIG
- a CDS encoding bifunctional 5,10-methylene-tetrahydrofolate dehydrogenase/5,10-methylene-tetrahydrofolate cyclohydrolase, which gives rise to MTAKIIDGKSVAAEIRAELLKELEELKALGIRPGIATLMVGDDFGAGMYRASVEKFCTELGLGYRSEILPSDASEATVVETVRQLNADPEVSGILPLRPFPPQVSDSAVIASIDPRKDVDCFHPYNMGRLTLGEQTFPPATPAACVELLERYLTAEGKDIKETLEGAEVCVVGHSNTVGKPLALMLLNRNATITVTHVYTSNRGNLAKHTQVADYLIVAAGVPHLIGPDMVKEGVVVLDVGINRVFVCPKCGTLNRSKRNPCRACGADLAEAESKTVGDVDFEAVSTKAAAITPVPGGVGAVTNMMLARNTLRAARMLSEKQ
- a CDS encoding methylenetetrahydrofolate reductase C-terminal domain-containing protein, whose product is MIISKKKPFEEVIKSLEGKERIFVVGCGECATVTQTGGENEVAQMKALLEEAGKTVVGTMIPEATCHELDVKRLLRKNKDAADQADAFLVLSCGAGCQSVRAGTDKTVVPGVDTLFLGNIQRAMDFLEKCSLCGQCVLAEYGAICPVTRCAKGLLNGPCGGTNHGKCEVDPEKDCAWVLIHDQLKKEGREKERREIHGPKNWNVVNRPGKLAEVREKVSGAASGGEE
- a CDS encoding methylenetetrahydrofolate reductase, which produces MGKYRDACNSGKFVVSAEIGPPKGTNVGPMLHHIDLLKDKVDGLNVTDNQSAVMRMGSLAVSGEIVRRGGDPIFQATCRDRNRLALQSDLLSAAFLGITNVLCLTGDHPVVGDHKEAKGVFDFDSVHLIQCCRRLNEGFDWAGNELDGKTDFFIGAVVTPEADPLEPQLYKFAQKVEAGADFFQTQAVYDMDNFQRFMEKAREITQGTNVKIMAGLVVLTSLGMAKYMNRAVPGIFVPDSLLEEMASVPKEEALRKGMEIAARHIRFLRENQVCDGVHIMAIGKEEIVPEILRMAGLAEEETS
- the lpdA gene encoding dihydrolipoyl dehydrogenase, with the translated sequence MSEVGQVRIAVLGAGPGGYVAALRAAKRGAQVTLIEKDLVGGVCLNRGCIPTKTLLASVEAYVHAKSGDEYGFSVTGEVRPDFVRMMQRKQEVVSRLREGIETLLKKAKVKLVRGYGRLLPLDAGQGSSGGSATFRIAVDTAEGSEVIEADKVILATGSEPVYLPIFDFSHPSILTSTEALELTQIPQSLVIVGAGVIGCEFASLFADLGTQVTMVEMMSQMLPTEDKRVAKQLQTVFRKRGISVLLETKVERVVEYASDHVVLELSDGSQLAAEKVLVSVGRKPNSRGIGLEELGVEVDPRGFVVVNDYLETSVPGIYAIGDLNGGLMLAHVASHEGMVAADNCLGSNRTRDLRSTPSCVYCRPEVASVGLNADQAAQEGYDVATGTFRFGALGKALALGEETGYVQIVADKATDRVLGAVMMGPHVTDLVHEVAVAVHCGLTVRQLGETIHGHPTLAEAVMEALHDVHGESVHVAS